A stretch of Brevundimonas naejangsanensis DNA encodes these proteins:
- a CDS encoding DUF1491 family protein translates to MLLSSDVWVGALIRRAELEGANAVVVKKGDPRAGAVIVKAYDTSTRTARLWTEAVGADGEPLWIQPVASEFEGELDAYLERQRRYDPDLWIVEVEDRQGRHFITEKTQG, encoded by the coding sequence TTGCTTCTGTCCTCTGACGTCTGGGTCGGCGCCCTGATCCGCCGCGCTGAGCTGGAGGGCGCCAACGCCGTGGTGGTGAAGAAGGGCGACCCGCGCGCGGGCGCCGTGATCGTCAAGGCCTACGACACCTCGACCCGCACCGCCCGCCTGTGGACCGAGGCCGTCGGCGCGGACGGCGAACCCCTGTGGATCCAGCCGGTGGCCAGCGAATTCGAAGGTGAACTGGACGCCTATCTTGAGCGCCAGCGCCGCTACGACCCCGACCTGTGGATCGTCGAGGTCGAGGACCGCCAGGGCCGCCACTTCATCACCGAAAAGACCCAGGGCTGA
- a CDS encoding sensor histidine kinase: protein MDLTPRTTLLDPIRRPEAVDAGDGAAVAAWHAAWAAAVGLAALGAAWAGRPPAAPEALALAVMAAPGLAGLGLLARETPAARSALITLWSLAALAAAALTGGAAGPLAGFVFAPLAAGLALGGRRRVFISALAATGAAGVGLLSAALIGPPPAPGALAALTALITAGATALALAIGARRAGARLEAAEAAVARVEAVLSGQPGLTLVLDADGRAPTYPALAAYGAAPAALPVDLLFQEGLLAAVHDPDRPAVLAALARARLGNGGGTEGQARFAPRLALDRRILLVARRLEDGARRRLIVQALDVTLQHAREAELDAARAEAEARNVGKSRFLAHMSHELRTPLNAIIGFSDAMRQQMFGPVPPRYADYARSIHEAGGHLLALINDVLDVSRIEADRYELVLESFDAREAVSAALALVRIQADDKGVELAAVLPPEPLIVEADRRALKQITLNLLANAVKFTPAGGTVTVSVQATDGELEVTVADTGVGIAPADLARLGRPYEQAGDADQRAQGTGLGLALVRALAQLHGGTLAIDSTLGVGTAASVRLPLVAAPSS from the coding sequence GTGGATTTGACGCCCCGCACGACCCTGCTCGATCCCATCCGCCGCCCCGAGGCCGTCGACGCCGGGGACGGCGCCGCCGTGGCCGCCTGGCACGCCGCCTGGGCGGCGGCGGTGGGGCTGGCGGCGCTGGGCGCGGCCTGGGCGGGGCGGCCGCCCGCCGCGCCCGAAGCCCTGGCCCTGGCGGTCATGGCGGCGCCGGGCCTGGCGGGCCTGGGCCTGCTGGCGCGCGAAACGCCGGCGGCGCGCTCGGCCCTGATCACGCTGTGGAGTCTGGCGGCGCTGGCGGCGGCGGCGCTGACCGGCGGCGCGGCCGGGCCGCTGGCGGGCTTCGTCTTCGCGCCCCTGGCGGCCGGGCTGGCGCTGGGCGGACGCCGCCGCGTCTTCATCAGCGCCCTGGCGGCGACGGGCGCGGCCGGGGTCGGCCTGCTCTCCGCCGCCCTGATCGGACCGCCCCCGGCGCCCGGCGCCCTGGCGGCGCTGACGGCCCTGATCACGGCCGGGGCGACGGCCCTGGCCCTGGCCATCGGCGCGCGCCGCGCCGGCGCGCGCCTGGAAGCGGCCGAGGCCGCCGTGGCCCGGGTCGAGGCCGTCCTGTCGGGCCAGCCGGGCCTGACCCTGGTGCTGGACGCCGACGGCCGCGCCCCGACCTATCCCGCCCTGGCCGCCTATGGCGCCGCGCCCGCCGCCCTGCCGGTCGACCTTCTGTTCCAGGAGGGGCTTCTGGCCGCCGTCCACGATCCCGACCGGCCCGCCGTCCTGGCCGCCCTGGCCCGCGCGCGATTGGGGAACGGGGGCGGGACCGAGGGCCAGGCCCGCTTCGCCCCGCGCCTGGCGCTGGACCGCCGCATCCTGCTGGTGGCGCGACGGCTGGAGGACGGGGCGCGCCGCCGCCTCATCGTCCAGGCGCTGGACGTCACCCTGCAGCACGCGCGCGAGGCCGAACTGGACGCCGCACGCGCCGAGGCCGAGGCCCGCAACGTCGGCAAGTCCCGTTTCCTGGCGCATATGAGCCACGAACTGCGCACCCCGCTGAACGCCATCATCGGCTTTTCCGACGCCATGCGGCAGCAGATGTTCGGGCCGGTCCCGCCCCGCTACGCCGACTACGCCCGCTCGATCCACGAGGCGGGCGGCCATCTGCTGGCCCTGATCAACGACGTGCTGGACGTCAGCCGCATCGAGGCCGACCGCTATGAACTGGTCCTCGAGTCCTTCGACGCCCGCGAGGCGGTTTCGGCGGCCCTGGCCCTGGTGCGCATCCAGGCCGACGACAAGGGGGTCGAGCTGGCCGCCGTCCTGCCGCCCGAGCCGCTGATCGTCGAGGCCGACCGCCGGGCGCTGAAGCAGATCACGCTGAACCTGCTGGCCAATGCGGTGAAGTTCACCCCGGCGGGCGGGACGGTCACCGTCTCGGTCCAGGCGACGGACGGCGAGCTGGAAGTCACGGTGGCCGACACCGGCGTCGGCATCGCGCCGGCGGACCTGGCCCGCCTGGGCCGCCCCTATGAACAGGCGGGCGACGCCGACCAGCGCGCCCAGGGGACAGGCCTGGGCCTCGCCCTGGTGCGCGCCCTGGCCCAGTTGCACGGCGGGACCCTGGCCATCGACAGCACCCTGGGCGTCGGCACGGCGGCCAGCGTGCGCCTGCCCCTGGTCGCCGCCCCTTCGTCCTAA
- a CDS encoding SufE family protein: MTRARSVPTLTLDETLAELVEEFDLLGDWEGRIEYVIDLGKALPPLPEAARVEANKVPGCAAQVWLSTEAGDGRLFFDADSDSALSKGNIALLLKLYSGRAPTEILAFDARAALDRLGLPSALTRQRANGLNSMVGRIREAAQLAALAGG, translated from the coding sequence ATGACCCGCGCGCGTTCCGTTCCGACCCTGACCCTCGACGAGACCCTGGCCGAACTGGTCGAGGAGTTCGACCTGCTGGGCGACTGGGAAGGACGCATCGAATACGTCATCGACCTGGGCAAGGCCCTGCCGCCCCTGCCCGAGGCGGCGCGCGTGGAGGCCAACAAGGTGCCGGGCTGCGCCGCTCAGGTCTGGCTGTCGACCGAGGCCGGGGACGGCCGCCTGTTCTTCGACGCGGACTCGGACAGCGCCCTGTCCAAGGGCAATATCGCCCTGCTGCTCAAGCTCTATTCCGGCCGCGCCCCGACCGAGATCCTGGCCTTCGACGCCAGGGCGGCGCTGGACCGCCTGGGCCTGCCCTCGGCCCTGACGCGCCAGAGGGCCAACGGCCTCAACAGCATGGTCGGCCGCATCCGCGAGGCGGCCCAGCTCGCGGCGCTGGCGGGGGGCTGA
- the dsdA gene encoding D-serine ammonia-lyase has product MDKTVVLGRTLDDWISRYPLIRDLTALREVAWFNPAVAPASEALGDVGLIAADVADASARLTRFAAYIRRAFPETEGSGGIIESDIQPLPRLQQALAERYGQDLPGALWLKRDSHLPISGSIKARGGIYEVLKHAEDLALAGGLLTLDDDYALLDSDRARAFFGRYSIAVGSTGNLGLSIGVMGAALGFQVTVHMSADARQWKKDKLRAHGVTVKEYASDYSVAVAEGRRQAEADPACHFVDDENSTSLFLGYAVAAERLQKQLAAARIVVDADHPLFVHLPCGVGGAPGGVAFGLKLAFGDAVHCVFAEPTHSPCMLLGVYTGLHDAVSVQDFGIDNVTAADGLAVGRPSGFVGKAMQRLVDGYYTVSDEELYSLLALMERVEGVRLEPSALAGVPGIARVCGERQGYRTRLGLSAEAMARATHLAWATGGGMVPTDEMEAYLAKGRSLLAGGG; this is encoded by the coding sequence ATGGACAAGACGGTGGTTCTGGGCCGGACGCTGGATGACTGGATTTCGCGCTATCCCCTGATCCGCGACCTGACGGCGCTGCGCGAGGTCGCCTGGTTCAACCCGGCCGTCGCCCCCGCGTCGGAGGCCCTCGGCGACGTGGGGCTGATCGCCGCCGACGTGGCCGACGCCAGCGCCCGCCTGACGCGCTTCGCCGCCTACATCCGGCGAGCCTTCCCCGAGACGGAGGGCAGCGGCGGGATCATCGAGTCCGACATCCAGCCCCTGCCACGGCTGCAGCAGGCGCTGGCCGAGCGTTACGGCCAGGACCTGCCGGGGGCGCTGTGGCTCAAACGGGACAGCCATCTGCCCATCTCCGGCTCCATCAAGGCGCGCGGCGGCATCTATGAGGTGCTCAAGCACGCCGAGGACCTGGCCCTGGCGGGCGGGCTGCTGACGCTGGACGACGACTACGCCCTGTTGGACAGCGACCGGGCGCGGGCCTTCTTCGGCCGCTACAGCATCGCCGTCGGCTCGACCGGCAACCTGGGTCTGTCCATCGGCGTCATGGGGGCGGCCCTGGGCTTCCAGGTGACGGTGCACATGTCCGCCGACGCCCGCCAGTGGAAGAAGGACAAGCTGCGTGCGCACGGGGTGACGGTGAAGGAGTACGCCTCGGATTACAGCGTGGCCGTCGCCGAGGGGCGAAGGCAGGCCGAAGCCGATCCCGCCTGCCATTTCGTCGACGACGAGAACTCGACCAGCCTGTTCCTTGGCTACGCCGTGGCGGCCGAGCGGCTGCAGAAACAGCTGGCGGCGGCCAGGATCGTCGTCGACGCCGATCATCCGCTGTTCGTCCATCTGCCCTGCGGCGTCGGCGGGGCGCCGGGTGGTGTGGCCTTCGGGCTGAAGCTGGCCTTCGGCGACGCGGTCCATTGTGTCTTCGCCGAGCCGACCCATTCGCCCTGCATGCTGCTGGGGGTCTATACGGGCCTGCATGACGCGGTGTCGGTGCAGGACTTCGGCATCGACAATGTGACGGCGGCCGACGGCTTGGCGGTCGGGCGCCCCTCGGGCTTCGTCGGCAAGGCCATGCAGCGGCTGGTGGACGGCTATTACACTGTCAGCGATGAGGAGCTGTACAGCCTGCTGGCCCTGATGGAGCGCGTCGAGGGCGTGCGGCTGGAGCCGTCGGCCCTGGCGGGCGTGCCGGGCATCGCCCGGGTCTGCGGCGAGCGGCAGGGCTATCGGACGCGCCTGGGCCTGAGCGCGGAAGCCATGGCGCGCGCCACCCACCTGGCCTGGGCCACCGGCGGCGGCATGGTCCCGACCGACGAGATGGAGGCCTATCTGGCCAAGGGCCGCAGCCTGCTGGCGGGAGGGGGCTGA
- a CDS encoding DUF6456 domain-containing protein, translating into MSRQLERARSLLKRPGAWLDQANGAYPLRLGGDRRSRVVLTLDEAAFRAVIERPGLRVRAGGGWLPRPANDHAPVAPPPGQPGVIEGERPVMEADGRLATRRANLGESPILWLARRKDQSGRPWLTPAEVAAGERLRTEAEIALSGPSLTMRWDALPRAGSGGGATRIEPTDRALSASARVKAALDACGPRLRAMVEQVCIHGTSLQLAEQALSLRRRQGKTLLKQGLQALAEHYGLD; encoded by the coding sequence ATGAGCCGTCAACTGGAGCGCGCGCGCAGTCTGCTGAAACGCCCCGGCGCCTGGCTGGACCAGGCGAACGGCGCCTATCCCTTGCGCCTCGGCGGCGACCGGCGCAGCCGGGTCGTGCTGACCCTGGACGAGGCCGCCTTCCGCGCCGTGATCGAACGGCCGGGCCTGAGGGTGCGCGCCGGCGGCGGCTGGCTGCCGCGCCCGGCCAACGACCACGCCCCCGTCGCGCCGCCGCCCGGCCAGCCCGGGGTCATCGAGGGCGAGCGCCCGGTGATGGAGGCCGACGGCCGCCTGGCGACCCGCCGCGCCAATCTGGGCGAGAGCCCGATCCTGTGGCTGGCACGGCGCAAGGACCAGTCAGGCCGCCCCTGGCTGACCCCGGCGGAGGTCGCGGCGGGCGAGCGCCTGCGCACCGAGGCCGAGATCGCCCTGTCGGGCCCGTCGCTGACCATGCGCTGGGACGCCCTGCCCCGCGCCGGCTCCGGCGGCGGCGCGACCCGGATCGAGCCGACCGACCGCGCCCTGTCGGCCTCGGCCCGGGTGAAGGCGGCGCTGGACGCCTGCGGCCCGCGCCTGCGCGCCATGGTCGAGCAGGTGTGCATCCACGGCACGTCGCTGCAACTGGCGGAACAGGCGCTGAGCCTGCGCCGTCGCCAGGGCAAGACCCTGCTGAAACAGGGCCTCCAGGCCCTGGCCGAGCACTACGGGCTCGACTGA
- a CDS encoding chromosomal replication initiator DnaA, with amino-acid sequence MEPYRVPVTEGDRIRADAALALAALAFAVPIAEMTRRERVRPRACRARWSAMYLAHVSHGWPLERVGHAFGLNRATAGAACRWAEDERDRPDYDALMDGLEGALRAVMALPLVDLAPETGSRR; translated from the coding sequence ATGGAACCCTATCGCGTGCCGGTGACGGAGGGCGACCGCATCCGGGCGGACGCAGCCCTGGCGCTGGCGGCCCTGGCCTTCGCCGTGCCGATCGCCGAGATGACCCGGCGCGAACGGGTGCGGCCCCGGGCCTGTCGAGCGCGCTGGTCGGCCATGTATCTGGCCCACGTCTCCCATGGCTGGCCGCTGGAGCGGGTGGGGCACGCCTTCGGCCTGAACCGGGCGACGGCGGGCGCGGCCTGCCGCTGGGCCGAGGACGAGCGCGACCGGCCCGACTACGACGCCCTGATGGACGGGCTGGAGGGCGCGCTGCGGGCGGTGATGGCGCTGCCCCTGGTCGACCTGGCCCCCGAGACCGGAAGCCGCCGATGA
- the ctrA gene encoding response regulator transcription factor CtrA, producing the protein MRVLLIEDDHATAQSIELMLKSEGFNVYTTDLGEEGIDLGKIYDYDLILLDLNLPDMSGLEVLRQLRNGKINTPVMILSGSHEIDTKVKTFGGGADDYLTKPFHKDELIARTHAVVRRSKGHAQAIIHTGEIAVNLDAKTVEVNNHRVHLTGKEYQMLELLSLRKGTTLTKEMFLNHLYGGMDEPELKIIDVFICKLRKKLATAAGGKHYIETVWGRGYVLRDPAEGAATVAA; encoded by the coding sequence ATGCGCGTCCTGCTGATCGAAGACGACCACGCTACGGCCCAAAGCATCGAACTGATGCTGAAGTCGGAAGGGTTCAACGTCTATACCACCGACCTGGGTGAGGAAGGCATCGATCTGGGCAAGATCTATGACTACGACCTCATTCTGCTTGATCTGAACCTGCCGGACATGAGCGGCCTTGAGGTTCTGCGCCAGCTGCGCAACGGCAAGATCAATACGCCGGTGATGATCCTCTCGGGCAGCCATGAGATCGACACCAAGGTCAAGACCTTCGGCGGCGGCGCCGACGACTACCTGACCAAGCCCTTCCACAAGGACGAGCTGATCGCGCGCACCCACGCCGTGGTTCGCCGCTCCAAGGGCCACGCCCAGGCCATCATCCACACCGGCGAGATCGCGGTGAACCTCGACGCCAAGACGGTCGAGGTGAACAATCATCGCGTGCACCTGACCGGCAAGGAATACCAGATGCTGGAGCTGCTCTCCCTGCGCAAGGGCACGACCCTGACCAAGGAGATGTTCCTCAACCACCTGTACGGCGGCATGGACGAGCCGGAGCTGAAGATCATCGACGTCTTCATCTGCAAGCTGCGCAAGAAGCTGGCGACGGCCGCCGGCGGCAAGCACTACATCGAGACCGTCTGGGGCCGCGGCTATGTCCTGCGCGACCCGGCCGAAGGCGCGGCCACGGTCGCCGCCTGA
- a CDS encoding endo-1,4-beta-xylanase: protein MIHRRALLASTAALAACGAQGAPPAPAGPLPPLKSVAPFPVGTVAMAGHLSDPAWRRLVSTHFSQLTPEWEMKMEYILQRDGALRFDAPDRLADFARDAGARLFGHALIWYAQEHPWFTALVDDRARFAAEHDRYIAAVAGRWRGQIVGWDVVNEPVEDDGSGYRDCVWSRGLGGIDAYIIRAFEQAQAAAPEATLFLNDYDLENRPRKGAAFLRLVERLLKAGAPIQGIGVQSHLDIEIPRGRIGAFMREAAQFGLPIHVSELDASLKRGGRLPDLRLRAQKRTQQTARVAELAEAFMDLPPAQRFAFTVWGVRDSDSWLRRAENDDGQDSPLLFDDAGRPNPMFGVLAEAFAK from the coding sequence GTGATCCACCGCCGCGCACTGCTGGCCTCGACCGCCGCCCTGGCCGCCTGTGGAGCGCAGGGGGCGCCGCCCGCCCCCGCCGGACCGCTCCCGCCGCTGAAATCCGTCGCCCCCTTCCCCGTCGGGACCGTCGCCATGGCCGGCCACCTCTCGGACCCCGCCTGGCGCCGGCTGGTCTCCACCCACTTCTCCCAGCTCACGCCCGAGTGGGAGATGAAGATGGAGTACATTCTCCAGCGCGACGGCGCCCTGCGCTTCGACGCGCCGGACCGCCTCGCCGATTTCGCCCGCGACGCCGGCGCCCGCCTCTTCGGCCACGCCCTGATCTGGTACGCGCAGGAGCATCCGTGGTTCACCGCCCTCGTCGACGACCGGGCGCGCTTCGCCGCCGAGCACGACCGCTACATCGCCGCCGTGGCCGGGCGCTGGCGCGGCCAGATCGTCGGCTGGGACGTGGTCAACGAACCGGTCGAGGACGACGGAAGCGGCTATCGCGACTGCGTCTGGAGCAGGGGCCTGGGCGGGATCGACGCCTACATCATCCGCGCCTTCGAGCAGGCGCAGGCGGCGGCGCCCGAGGCGACCCTGTTCCTCAACGACTACGACCTGGAGAACAGGCCCAGGAAGGGCGCGGCCTTCCTGCGCCTGGTCGAGCGGCTGCTGAAGGCGGGCGCCCCGATCCAGGGCATCGGCGTCCAGTCCCACCTCGACATCGAGATTCCCAGGGGCCGGATCGGCGCCTTCATGCGCGAGGCGGCGCAGTTCGGCCTGCCCATCCATGTCTCCGAGCTGGACGCCTCGCTGAAACGCGGCGGCCGCCTGCCCGACCTGCGCCTCCGCGCCCAGAAGCGCACGCAGCAGACGGCGCGCGTGGCCGAACTGGCCGAGGCCTTCATGGACCTGCCCCCCGCCCAGCGCTTCGCCTTCACCGTCTGGGGCGTGCGCGACAGCGACTCCTGGCTGCGCCGGGCCGAGAACGACGACGGCCAGGACAGCCCCCTGCTGTTTGACGACGCCGGCCGGCCGAACCCGATGTTCGGCGTCCTGGCCGAGGCGTTCGCGAAGTAA
- a CDS encoding flagellar export protein FliJ → MTAWAQSLIRISNYEVETLQKRLAEISARKAEAEMRVAVLDAEAEIERENARHDPSAGMMLQAYLTGWKQRRADAEAEVAAVSIEEEGARDALTGAFEELKKFEHVAETTRLNKLMAAAKREAAAYDEMGLRRRG, encoded by the coding sequence ATGACCGCCTGGGCCCAATCCCTGATCCGCATCTCCAACTATGAGGTCGAGACGCTGCAGAAGCGTCTGGCCGAGATCAGCGCCCGCAAGGCCGAGGCCGAGATGCGCGTCGCCGTCCTGGACGCCGAGGCCGAGATCGAGCGCGAGAACGCCCGTCACGACCCGTCCGCCGGCATGATGCTGCAGGCCTATCTGACCGGCTGGAAGCAGCGCCGCGCCGACGCCGAGGCCGAGGTCGCCGCCGTCTCGATCGAGGAAGAGGGCGCCCGCGACGCCCTGACCGGCGCCTTCGAGGAACTGAAGAAGTTCGAGCACGTCGCCGAGACCACCCGGCTGAACAAGCTGATGGCCGCCGCCAAGCGCGAGGCCGCCGCCTATGACGAAATGGGCCTCAGGCGTCGTGGCTGA
- the fliI gene encoding flagellar protein export ATPase FliI, whose protein sequence is MRNLVAAVEAIDPLVVTGKVAGVSGLLIESRGGLSRLAVGARAEIERRGQPPLPAEVVGFREAKALLMPFGPVEGVAPGADIRIINAAASVRPTTAWLGRVIDSFGEPIDGLGPLTPGLVPYPLRAPPPPAHSRGRVGQRLDLGVRAMDVFTTTSRGQRLGIFAGSGVGKSVLLSMLARQATCDVVVVGLIGERGREVREFIEETLGEEGLKRAVVVVATSDEPALKRRQAAYMTMAVAEFFRDQGLEVLCLMDSVTRFAMAQREIGLAAGEPPTTKGYTPTVFTELPKLLERAGPGPIRPDGTEAGPITALFTVLVDGGDHDEPIADAVRGILDGHIVMDRKIAERGRFPAIDVLKSVSRTMPGNQSPPERELNRRARQCLSAYSNMEELIRIGAYRTGADPIVDRAIALNPALEDFLTQDKDDVTRLGDSFDRLETILNQGMVEQ, encoded by the coding sequence TTGCGCAATCTCGTCGCCGCCGTCGAAGCGATCGACCCGCTGGTCGTCACCGGCAAGGTGGCGGGCGTCAGCGGCCTGCTGATCGAGTCGCGTGGTGGCCTGTCGCGCCTGGCCGTGGGCGCCCGGGCCGAGATCGAGCGGCGCGGCCAGCCGCCGCTGCCGGCCGAGGTCGTCGGTTTCCGCGAGGCCAAGGCCCTGCTGATGCCCTTTGGCCCGGTCGAGGGCGTGGCGCCCGGCGCCGACATCAGGATCATCAACGCCGCCGCCAGCGTGCGCCCGACGACGGCGTGGCTGGGCCGCGTCATCGATTCCTTCGGCGAGCCGATCGACGGGCTGGGGCCGCTGACGCCGGGCCTCGTCCCCTATCCCTTGCGCGCCCCGCCGCCGCCCGCCCATTCGCGCGGCCGGGTGGGCCAGCGGCTGGATCTGGGGGTGCGGGCGATGGACGTCTTCACCACCACCAGCCGAGGCCAGCGCCTGGGCATCTTCGCCGGTTCGGGCGTGGGCAAGTCGGTGCTTCTGTCCATGCTGGCGCGCCAGGCGACGTGCGACGTCGTGGTCGTCGGCCTGATCGGCGAGCGGGGCCGCGAGGTCCGCGAGTTCATCGAGGAGACCCTGGGCGAAGAGGGGCTGAAGCGCGCCGTCGTCGTGGTCGCCACCTCGGACGAACCGGCGCTGAAGCGGCGCCAGGCGGCCTATATGACCATGGCCGTGGCCGAGTTCTTCCGCGATCAGGGGCTGGAGGTGCTGTGCCTGATGGACAGCGTCACCCGCTTCGCCATGGCCCAGCGCGAGATCGGCCTGGCCGCAGGCGAGCCGCCGACCACCAAGGGCTACACCCCCACTGTCTTCACCGAACTGCCCAAGCTGCTGGAGCGCGCCGGTCCCGGCCCGATCCGCCCCGACGGGACCGAGGCGGGACCGATCACCGCCCTGTTCACCGTCCTTGTCGACGGCGGCGATCATGACGAGCCGATCGCCGACGCCGTGCGCGGCATCCTGGACGGCCACATCGTCATGGACCGCAAGATCGCCGAGCGCGGCCGCTTCCCCGCCATCGACGTGCTGAAGTCGGTCAGCCGCACCATGCCCGGCAACCAGTCCCCGCCCGAGCGCGAACTGAACCGCCGCGCGCGCCAGTGCCTGAGCGCCTATTCCAACATGGAAGAGCTGATCCGCATCGGCGCCTATCGCACTGGCGCCGACCCTATCGTCGACCGCGCCATCGCCTTGAACCCGGCTCTCGAAGACTTCCTGACCCAGGACAAGGACGACGTGACGCGCCTGGGCGACAGTTTCGACCGGCTTGAAACCATCCTGAACCAGGGAATGGTGGAGCAGTGA
- a CDS encoding EamA family transporter, with product MALPMSSLTPSSRAPRLAAAVPYLALLGAIISLTAGTSFAKSLYPMVGPAGTSALRVGLSALMLLAVWRPWRARFTRSDLKALALYGVVMGFMNLSFYMSLNTIPLGVALAIEFTGPLAVALFNARRLIHVVWVGFAVLGLVLLLPLDGAGEALDPLGCAFAAMAAFCWALYIVFGKRVSHLPSGPTVAVGMSAAALTVVPFGAATAGFSLLSPSILGLGLIVALVSSALPYTLDMVALRGIPKRTFGVLLSGDPAVGALAGLWVLGEHLSTLQWLAIAAVITASVGAVLTSPPGEDQPLQEPGAPA from the coding sequence ATGGCCTTGCCCATGTCCTCCCTGACGCCCTCATCCCGCGCGCCGCGCCTGGCGGCCGCCGTGCCCTATCTGGCCCTGCTGGGGGCGATCATCTCCCTGACGGCGGGGACGTCCTTCGCCAAGTCCCTGTACCCCATGGTCGGGCCGGCGGGGACGTCGGCCCTGCGCGTGGGGCTGTCGGCCCTGATGCTGCTGGCCGTCTGGCGGCCGTGGCGGGCGCGCTTCACGCGGTCCGACCTCAAGGCCCTGGCCCTTTACGGCGTGGTCATGGGCTTCATGAACCTCAGCTTCTACATGTCGCTGAACACCATCCCCCTGGGCGTGGCCCTGGCCATCGAGTTCACCGGCCCCCTGGCCGTGGCCCTGTTCAACGCGCGTCGCCTGATCCACGTCGTCTGGGTGGGCTTCGCCGTCCTGGGCCTGGTCCTGCTGCTGCCGCTGGACGGAGCGGGGGAGGCGCTGGATCCCCTGGGCTGCGCCTTCGCCGCGATGGCCGCCTTCTGCTGGGCCCTGTACATCGTCTTCGGCAAGCGGGTCAGCCACCTGCCCAGCGGCCCGACGGTGGCCGTGGGCATGTCGGCGGCGGCCCTGACGGTCGTGCCCTTCGGCGCGGCCACGGCCGGGTTCAGCCTGCTGTCGCCGTCCATCCTGGGCCTGGGCCTGATCGTCGCCCTGGTGTCCAGCGCCCTGCCCTACACCCTGGACATGGTGGCCCTGCGCGGCATTCCCAAGCGCACCTTCGGCGTCCTGCTCAGCGGCGATCCGGCGGTCGGCGCCCTGGCCGGGCTGTGGGTCCTGGGCGAGCATCTCAGCACCCTGCAATGGCTGGCCATCGCGGCCGTCATCACCGCCTCCGTCGGCGCCGTCCTGACCTCGCCGCCGGGCGAGGACCAGCCCCTTCAGGAGCCCGGCGCCCCGGCGTGA
- the cysK gene encoding cysteine synthase A, with amino-acid sequence MSDASKPAAYDASRHKKAGRGRVYDSIIDTIGDTPLVRLPNLTAELKPQATVLAKLEFFNPIASVKDRIGVAMVEALEQAGKIKPGATLIEPTSGNTGIALAFVAASKGYKLVLVMPESMSIERRKMLALLGARLELTPAEKGMKGAIARAEELLAEIPGSVSPAQFDNPANPVIHEVTTAEEIWNDTAGAVDVVVAGVGTGGTITGVGHALKKKKPSVQMIAVEPTASPVLSGGAPGPHKIQGIGAGFIPSVVDRAVIDGVEQVTNEDAFDMARKVARVEGIPVGISSGAALTAAFRLAARDDYAGRTIVAIIPSFAERYLSTALFEGL; translated from the coding sequence ATGTCCGACGCTTCCAAGCCCGCCGCCTATGACGCCAGCCGCCACAAGAAGGCGGGGCGGGGCCGGGTCTATGACAGCATCATCGACACCATCGGCGACACCCCCCTGGTGCGGCTGCCCAATCTGACGGCCGAGCTGAAGCCCCAGGCTACCGTCCTGGCCAAGCTGGAGTTCTTCAACCCGATCGCCTCGGTCAAGGACCGCATCGGCGTGGCCATGGTCGAGGCCCTGGAGCAGGCCGGCAAGATCAAGCCGGGCGCCACCCTGATCGAGCCGACCAGCGGCAACACCGGCATCGCCCTGGCCTTCGTGGCCGCGTCCAAGGGCTACAAGCTGGTCCTGGTCATGCCCGAGAGCATGTCGATCGAGCGCCGCAAGATGCTGGCCCTGCTGGGCGCGCGGCTGGAGCTGACGCCGGCCGAGAAGGGCATGAAGGGCGCCATCGCCCGCGCCGAGGAGCTGCTGGCCGAAATCCCCGGCTCGGTCAGTCCGGCCCAGTTCGACAACCCGGCCAACCCCGTCATCCATGAGGTCACCACCGCCGAGGAGATCTGGAACGACACCGCCGGGGCCGTCGACGTGGTCGTCGCGGGCGTCGGCACCGGCGGCACCATCACCGGCGTCGGCCATGCGCTGAAGAAGAAGAAGCCCTCGGTGCAGATGATCGCGGTCGAGCCGACCGCCTCGCCCGTGCTGTCGGGCGGCGCGCCGGGGCCGCACAAGATCCAGGGCATCGGCGCGGGCTTCATCCCCTCGGTGGTCGATCGGGCGGTGATCGACGGGGTCGAGCAGGTCACCAATGAGGACGCCTTCGACATGGCCCGCAAGGTCGCCCGCGTGGAGGGGATTCCGGTGGGCATCAGCTCGGGCGCGGCCCTGACGGCGGCCTTCCGCCTGGCGGCGCGCGACGACTACGCCGGCCGCACCATCGTCGCCATCATCCCCAGCTTCGCCGAGCGCTATCTGTCGACGGCGCTTTTCGAAGGGCTGTAA